In Canis lupus baileyi chromosome X, mCanLup2.hap1, whole genome shotgun sequence, one DNA window encodes the following:
- the LOC140627529 gene encoding uncharacterized protein: MAAATLGSYSLFLGLCHVYRRLFPVELPLHRLVRVSPKHVLPAIYFCTFHQRNWKALSIECYPHLKGLEFGPNSMICSGPTKVSYPAVTVQGADVRGHLPCAGARPLMQRTQGWTRCGVGPLQTRKIAGSKQRTAIIRDGRCQNPGTNQWLFAPLLRPLRFLLPDVQSSGWPRTCLLAAHPRDWRSGSAWPLQPSRAGLGTLGTRRCDQRWLWWRQAPPRPARHWPSPPSAGWALPRGEAGSQHLVLGLSHPGPGPGPGSDNYLLFFLGPWQLDKKGTVRGICMAQWLSICLWLRSCSGVLGSRPALGSSAGNLLLPLPMSLPLSVSLMNK, encoded by the exons gttATTTCCAGTTGAACTTCCTCTTCACAGGCTTGTGAGAGTATCCCCCAAACATGTCTTGCCTGCCATCTATTTTTGCACTTTTCATCAGAGAAACTGGAAAGCCTTATCCATAGAATGTTATCCACATCTCAAGGGGCTTGAGTTTGGGCCTAACTCCATGATTTGTTCTGGGCCAACGAAAGTTTCTTATCCAG CTGTCACAGTTCAAGGCGCAGACGTTCGTGGGCACCTACCCTGCGCAGGAGCCAGGCCCCTGATGCAGAGGACACAGGGATGGACGAGATGCGGGGTCGGCCCTCTCCAGACTCGCAAAATAGCAGGGAGCAAACAACGCACAGCTATAATACGCGACGGAAGATGTCAGAATCCAGGAACAAATCAATGGCTTTTTGCTCCGCTGCTGCGGCCACTCCGGTTCCTCCTGCCAGACGTGCAGTCGTCGGGCTGGCCGCGCACCTGCCTGCTGGCCGCGCACCCCCGGGACTGGAGAAGCGGCTCTGCATGGCCACTGCAGCCGTCCCGGGCAGGGCTGGGGACCTTGGGGACCCGACGGTGCGACCAGCGTTGGCTTTGGTGGCGCCAGGCTCCGCCCCGCCCTGCGCGCCACTGGCCGTCTCCTCCGTCTGCGGGGTGGGCACTCCCgcggggagaagcaggttcacaGCACTTGGTTCTTGGACTTTCTCACCCAGGACCTGGACCTGGGCCGGGATCGgataattatcttctttttttccttggacCCTGGCAGCTGGACAAGAAAGGGACAGTCAGGggcatctgcatggctcagtggttgagcatctgcctttggctcaggtcgtgctccggggttctgggatcaagacccgcaCTGGGCTCCTCtgcagggaatttgcttctccctctgcctatgtctctgcctctctctgtgtctctcatgaataaataa